The genome window CACGCTCCGTCGGTGATCGGCGGGCAGTCGTGCTTTCGCAGGGGCGACGCGATCGTCGGTGCTTCCAGCAACGCGTCGGGATCCGGCCGACCCGAGAGTTGCGCCAGAGGATTGCTCTCCGCATGCCGCAGATTACGCACCGCAATATCGGCGAAGTCGCGCTCCGTACACAATCCGGCGTCAAGGAGCGCCCGCGCTTGTAGAGCGGCCTGGGAAATCGTATCCGGCCACAGGGGGGTCTCCAGG of Dehalococcoidia bacterium contains these proteins:
- a CDS encoding lipid-transfer protein; the encoded protein is MAIDALGAWPPIQESHIEGEAAWALYEAWVKMLCHEEIEVSLVYGFGRQSMSSPREVMVLMNDPYLETPLWPDTISQAALQARALLDAGLCTERDFADIAVRNLRHAESNPLAQLSGRPDPDALLEAPTIASPLRKHDCPPITDGA